One region of bacterium genomic DNA includes:
- a CDS encoding DUF3800 domain-containing protein, which produces MNQTIQKLYCYVDETGQDARSSVFIVAVVVSEQEQNTVRQQILKAEQESGIGLSKWSNAGQNRRIKFLNIALERNIGSEDLFYASYKKPIPFFFPMLDLTAKAIRAKTKKEYKIKVYVDGIDRKKARELTNALRIGGISLEMVKSRRDESEPFIRLADRWAGCVRAGLEGNKEARFLVEKAKQEKYLREIEH; this is translated from the coding sequence ATGAATCAAACTATACAAAAACTATATTGTTATGTTGACGAAACGGGACAGGACGCCAGATCGAGTGTATTTATTGTTGCGGTGGTGGTGAGCGAACAAGAACAAAATACGGTACGTCAACAAATTTTGAAGGCTGAACAAGAATCGGGTATTGGTCTTAGTAAGTGGAGTAATGCCGGTCAAAACAGGAGAATCAAATTTTTAAACATTGCACTTGAGCGAAATATTGGCAGTGAAGATTTGTTTTACGCCTCCTACAAAAAACCTATTCCCTTCTTTTTTCCAATGCTTGATCTCACGGCTAAAGCAATAAGAGCAAAAACTAAAAAGGAATACAAAATTAAAGTGTACGTTGATGGTATTGACCGCAAAAAGGCACGGGAACTGACAAACGCCCTGCGAATTGGAGGCATCTCGTTGGAGATGGTCAAAAGCAGACGCGACGAAAGTGAACCTTTTATTCGTTTGGCTGACCGGTGGGCGGGTTGCGTACGAGCCGGGCTAGAGGGAAACAAAGAAGCAAGGTTTTTGGTTGAAAAGGCAAAACAAGAAAAATATCTACGAGAAATCGAACACTAA